A DNA window from Actinomadura coerulea contains the following coding sequences:
- a CDS encoding transporter substrate-binding domain-containing protein, with the protein MAVGRVLGAVVLAGGMLTACGQGGSESLLDEPTLVVGVRPDLPGLGLRRPDGRFEGFDIDVARYVADRLGKKVRFVQVLASERITALTSGRADLVLATLSVTPERKTQIAFAGPYYMSYQDVLVRADERGVKGVRDLTGRRFCAVEGADPIQRLLAVHGMTARTVPAKSYDQCMRMIKGRTVDAITTNDVILAGLVRREGRGYRLVNARISEQNTGIGLRRGDVEGCEALNRAITRMYQDGTAAKLMRRWFGGTGLDLSMIEVPQFEGCV; encoded by the coding sequence GTGGCGGTAGGGCGGGTTCTGGGGGCGGTCGTGCTGGCGGGTGGGATGCTGACAGCGTGCGGGCAGGGTGGCTCCGAGTCGTTGCTGGACGAGCCGACCCTGGTGGTGGGGGTGCGGCCGGACCTGCCGGGGCTGGGGCTGCGGCGACCGGACGGCCGGTTCGAGGGGTTCGACATCGATGTCGCGCGGTACGTGGCGGACCGGCTCGGGAAGAAGGTGCGGTTCGTCCAGGTGCTGGCGTCCGAGCGGATCACGGCGCTGACGTCGGGGCGCGCCGACCTGGTCCTCGCGACCCTGTCGGTCACGCCCGAACGCAAGACGCAGATCGCGTTCGCCGGGCCGTACTACATGTCCTACCAGGACGTGCTGGTCCGGGCGGACGAGCGCGGCGTCAAGGGCGTCCGGGACCTGACGGGGCGCCGGTTCTGCGCCGTCGAGGGGGCCGACCCCATCCAGCGGCTGCTGGCGGTGCACGGGATGACCGCCAGGACCGTCCCCGCCAAGAGCTATGACCAGTGCATGAGAATGATCAAGGGTCGGACGGTGGACGCGATCACGACGAACGACGTCATCCTGGCCGGCCTCGTCCGGCGGGAGGGCCGCGGGTACCGGCTCGTCAACGCGCGGATCAGCGAGCAGAACACCGGCATCGGGCTCCGCCGCGGCGACGTCGAGGGGTGCGAGGCGCTGAACCGGGCGATCACCCGCATGTACCAGGACGGGACGGCGGCGAAGTTGATGCGCCGGTGGTTCGGCGGCACCGGGCTGGACCTGTCGATGATCGAGGTGCCGCAGTTCGAGGGGTGCGTCTAG
- a CDS encoding NADP-dependent oxidoreductase: MKRICRAVMFFQYGGADVLRAAEHEVPDPGAGQVRIAVRAAGVNPVDWKIRSGAMAELMPVGFPAVPGVDMAGVVECVGPDVTDFAIGDEVFGKAAAGSYTELALANLDAIAAKPEAVSWEVAAALPVVGTTAYHVLSRLGLKQGETILIDGAAGGVGTVAVQLARHRGLAVIGTAGHRNHDYLRSLGAIPVTYGEGLPDRVRAVATRGVDAAVAAAGHGSLPALIELTGGPDRVITIADPSAESLGVRFAHGEPDDMPGILGELATLVATGTITVPIARTYPLADAADAHRESQTGHVRGKLVLAPI; encoded by the coding sequence ATGAAACGGATCTGCCGGGCTGTCATGTTCTTCCAGTACGGTGGTGCCGACGTCTTGCGTGCGGCCGAACACGAAGTGCCCGATCCGGGCGCGGGGCAGGTCCGGATCGCCGTCCGCGCCGCCGGCGTCAACCCGGTCGACTGGAAGATCCGCAGCGGGGCCATGGCCGAGCTGATGCCCGTCGGGTTTCCCGCCGTTCCCGGTGTCGACATGGCCGGCGTCGTGGAGTGCGTCGGGCCGGACGTGACCGATTTCGCCATCGGTGACGAGGTCTTCGGCAAGGCGGCCGCCGGAAGTTACACCGAACTCGCGCTGGCGAACCTCGATGCCATCGCCGCCAAGCCCGAAGCGGTGTCCTGGGAGGTGGCGGCCGCCCTGCCCGTCGTCGGCACCACGGCTTACCACGTCTTGTCCCGACTCGGCTTGAAACAGGGCGAGACGATCCTGATCGACGGTGCGGCCGGTGGCGTGGGAACCGTCGCCGTCCAGCTCGCCCGGCATCGCGGACTTGCCGTCATCGGCACGGCCGGGCACCGCAACCACGACTATCTGCGCTCCCTCGGCGCCATCCCCGTGACCTACGGCGAGGGGCTGCCCGACCGGGTCCGGGCCGTCGCCACGCGCGGTGTCGACGCCGCAGTGGCCGCCGCGGGGCACGGGTCCCTCCCCGCCCTGATCGAGCTGACCGGCGGCCCCGACCGCGTCATCACCATCGCCGATCCCTCGGCAGAGTCACTGGGCGTGCGGTTCGCCCACGGCGAGCCCGACGACATGCCCGGCATCCTGGGAGAACTGGCCACGCTGGTGGCGACCGGCACGATCACGGTGCCCATCGCCCGCACCTACCCCCTGGCCGACGCGGCCGACGCCCACCGTGAGAGCCAGACGGGCCACGTCCGCGGCAAACTCGTCCTGGCACCGATCTGA
- a CDS encoding Fic family protein, with protein MAALARVRDDARRGLDPSFERLAAWQAVVLGHGPVEFRTGPARAKAGRERYGLDHRTQPRFRACLAQSTDPSVPLPARVARAYLDVLFFHPFDDGNGRAAMLMLYFLLLRDSVVIDQAAPMLVVSRRADDRAGALALARLAEVAINATRHRISDRTTCSGERKGPPGLECGFEKLI; from the coding sequence ATGGCAGCGCTCGCGCGGGTTCGCGACGATGCCCGCAGAGGGCTTGATCCATCGTTCGAGCGCCTCGCCGCATGGCAGGCTGTCGTCCTCGGTCACGGCCCCGTTGAGTTCCGAACGGGTCCGGCACGGGCCAAGGCGGGCCGCGAACGCTACGGCCTGGACCACCGGACTCAGCCGCGTTTCCGTGCGTGCCTGGCCCAGTCCACCGATCCGTCAGTGCCGCTGCCCGCACGTGTCGCACGCGCTTACTTGGACGTTCTGTTCTTCCATCCTTTCGACGACGGCAACGGCCGCGCGGCCATGCTGATGCTCTACTTCCTGCTGTTGCGCGACAGCGTCGTGATCGACCAGGCGGCACCGATGCTCGTGGTCAGCCGGAGGGCTGACGACCGCGCGGGCGCACTCGCCCTGGCGCGGCTGGCGGAGGTCGCCATCAATGCGACCAGGCACCGAATCAGTGATCGGACCACCTGCTCCGGCGAGAGGAAGGGGCCACCAGGACTTGAGTGCGGGTTCGAGAAGTTGATCTAG
- a CDS encoding spermidine synthase — protein MGALFEELDWRPTPMGAISLRRRRDPALGVDVYEIKLDDDFLMSSLWTAGEVELTRLGLAAAQGQSLDVLVGGLGLGYTAHAALEDPRVRSLVVVETLGEVIEWHRAHLVPLGERLATDDRCRLVQGDFFALASSRDGVDPESPGSRFHAVLLDIDHSPRHVLDPRHASFYGPGPLSRLAARLHPGGVFALWSNEAPDNGFTAVLGEAFDEVTAHVVEFPNPIQGGTAANTVYVARTR, from the coding sequence ATGGGCGCACTGTTCGAGGAGCTCGACTGGCGTCCCACCCCCATGGGCGCCATCAGCCTCCGGCGGCGCCGGGACCCCGCACTCGGCGTCGACGTCTATGAGATCAAGCTGGATGACGACTTCCTGATGTCGAGCCTGTGGACGGCGGGGGAAGTCGAACTCACCCGGCTCGGCCTGGCCGCAGCGCAGGGGCAGTCCCTTGATGTCCTCGTCGGAGGGCTCGGGCTCGGCTACACCGCGCACGCCGCTCTGGAAGATCCCCGGGTGCGTTCGCTCGTCGTGGTGGAGACGCTCGGCGAGGTCATCGAATGGCATCGGGCGCACCTGGTGCCGCTCGGGGAGCGGCTGGCGACCGATGACCGGTGCCGGCTCGTCCAGGGCGACTTCTTTGCCCTGGCCTCATCTCGGGACGGGGTGGACCCGGAAAGCCCGGGAAGCCGATTCCACGCGGTCCTGCTCGACATCGATCATTCGCCGCGCCATGTCCTCGACCCGCGTCATGCCTCCTTCTACGGCCCCGGGCCGTTGAGCCGGCTGGCCGCGCGCCTGCATCCCGGCGGTGTCTTCGCACTCTGGTCGAACGAGGCCCCCGACAACGGCTTCACCGCCGTGCTCGGCGAGGCGTTCGACGAGGTGACAGCGCATGTCGTGGAGTTCCCCAACCCGATACAGGGTGGCACTGCCGCCAACACCGTCTACGTTGCACGCACCCGCTAG
- a CDS encoding MFS transporter, with protein sequence MTRTEAADAPRTVPRSSPPGLVLVLACVAQFMVVLDVSVVNVALPSIQTSLDFAAADLPWVAGAYTLAFAGFLLLGGRLADLYGTRRVLVAGLLLFSMPSLVGGLATAPAVLVAARAAQGLGAAVLAPATLTLLTTTFPEGPRRTRALAVWTAVSLAGGATGNLIGGVLTQTLSWRWILLINVPIGAAALCAAVRVPARHHRNGTAARLDLPGAASVTAGLALLAYGIMRVGPRGWGDPVTAVALAAAAVLLAGFVLIETRLARDPLIPLRLFRLRAVSAGNTIMLLAGACFQVPMWYFLTLYMQDVLHYTALETGLGFLPHTLLTMVIGLRITPRLMKRADDRTLIIAGALVAAAGFLWQSRIGAGSDYLSGVLGPAIPISLGGGLLNTPLTTTVTSGVAGRDAGAASGLMNTAKQVGGALGLAALTAALAGRATTSPALAEAYGDAFLIMAVMAAAIAAASLTLPARRDAAVSARAG encoded by the coding sequence ATGACGCGGACCGAAGCCGCCGACGCTCCCAGAACCGTCCCACGCTCATCGCCGCCGGGCCTCGTGCTCGTTCTCGCCTGCGTCGCCCAGTTCATGGTCGTGCTGGACGTCTCGGTGGTGAACGTCGCGCTGCCCTCGATCCAGACCTCCCTGGACTTCGCGGCCGCCGACCTGCCCTGGGTCGCGGGTGCCTACACCCTCGCCTTCGCCGGATTCCTGCTTCTGGGCGGCCGCCTGGCCGACCTCTACGGGACAAGGCGGGTCCTCGTCGCCGGGCTCCTCCTGTTCTCCATGCCCAGCCTGGTCGGCGGGCTGGCGACCGCTCCCGCCGTGCTGGTCGCGGCTCGTGCGGCACAGGGACTCGGCGCCGCCGTCCTCGCCCCGGCGACCCTGACCCTCCTCACCACGACGTTCCCCGAGGGACCCCGGCGCACCCGTGCGCTCGCCGTCTGGACGGCGGTGAGCCTGGCCGGCGGCGCGACCGGCAACCTCATCGGCGGCGTCCTCACCCAGACGCTGTCCTGGCGCTGGATCCTGCTGATCAACGTGCCGATCGGCGCCGCCGCCCTCTGCGCGGCGGTCCGCGTACCCGCCCGCCACCACCGGAACGGCACCGCCGCCCGGCTCGACCTCCCCGGTGCCGCGTCGGTCACCGCCGGTCTGGCCCTGCTCGCCTACGGCATCATGCGGGTCGGACCCCGCGGCTGGGGCGATCCGGTGACGGCCGTCGCGCTCGCGGCCGCGGCCGTCCTGCTGGCCGGATTCGTCCTCATCGAGACGCGCCTGGCCCGCGATCCGCTGATCCCCCTGCGACTGTTCCGCCTGCGGGCCGTCTCCGCCGGGAACACGATCATGCTGCTGGCCGGCGCCTGCTTCCAGGTCCCGATGTGGTACTTCCTGACCCTCTACATGCAGGACGTCCTGCACTACACCGCCCTGGAGACCGGCCTCGGGTTCCTCCCGCACACTCTGCTCACCATGGTCATCGGCCTGCGGATCACGCCGCGGCTCATGAAGCGCGCCGACGACCGAACCCTCATCATCGCCGGCGCCCTCGTCGCAGCGGCCGGCTTCCTCTGGCAGAGCCGCATCGGCGCTGGGAGCGACTACCTCTCCGGCGTGCTCGGCCCCGCAATCCCGATCTCCCTCGGTGGCGGCCTGCTGAACACTCCCCTGACCACCACCGTCACCTCGGGCGTCGCCGGACGGGACGCCGGTGCGGCCTCGGGGCTGATGAACACCGCCAAGCAGGTCGGTGGCGCCCTCGGACTGGCCGCCCTCACCGCCGCCCTCGCGGGCCGCGCCACCACCTCGCCCGCGCTCGCCGAAGCCTACGGCGACGCCTTCCTGATCATGGCGGTGATGGCGGCGGCCATCGCCGCCGCCTCCCTCACCCTCCCCGCCAGAAGGGACGCGGCCGTGTCGGCCCGAGCAGGGTAG
- a CDS encoding PadR family transcriptional regulator, whose amino-acid sequence MVKRTAVMSEPTYFVLAALLDGPVHGYGIIKRTQEQSGGRIRLAVGTLYGALDRLASDGLIVVDREETVQGRPRRYYRLTEDGRVAVTREALRLEQAARVVTGRTIPATGDAGT is encoded by the coding sequence ATGGTCAAAAGAACCGCGGTGATGAGCGAGCCCACGTACTTCGTGCTGGCCGCGCTGCTGGACGGGCCCGTACACGGCTACGGGATCATCAAGAGGACGCAGGAGCAGTCGGGCGGGAGAATCCGGCTGGCCGTCGGTACCCTCTACGGAGCCCTGGACCGGCTGGCGAGCGACGGGCTGATCGTCGTGGATCGCGAAGAGACCGTCCAGGGCCGTCCGCGTCGTTACTACCGGCTGACCGAGGACGGCCGCGTGGCCGTCACCCGTGAGGCTCTTCGGCTGGAGCAGGCCGCCCGGGTCGTCACAGGCCGCACCATCCCGGCGACGGGAGACGCCGGAACATGA
- a CDS encoding IclR family transcriptional regulator, translating into MPPRDQTTPRRDGGAARPKGAYRVEALAKGLRILGLFSEQRPAMKLTDIVGETGLPMPTAFRMAATLAAEGFLEQLPDGAYRPAPKVLTLGFSALRSLDLVQLAEGPLRRLAGATGQTTNLGVLSGDHVLYLVRLHNNDLVTANIQVGSRLPAVRTSMGKLLLAFLDDAPERVLTGESFAGTGGPNALASPAELRPALAEIRERGWALQDEELAYGLRSVAGPVRDASGVVVAAVNVAVPATEFSTARLLEEIWPLVERTCAEITMLLGGR; encoded by the coding sequence GTGCCGCCGCGTGACCAGACGACGCCCCGCCGGGACGGCGGCGCGGCCCGTCCAAAGGGCGCCTACCGCGTCGAGGCGCTCGCGAAGGGGCTGCGCATCCTCGGGCTGTTCTCCGAGCAGCGTCCCGCGATGAAGCTGACCGACATCGTCGGCGAGACGGGCCTGCCGATGCCGACCGCGTTCCGGATGGCGGCCACGCTCGCCGCCGAGGGGTTCCTCGAACAGCTGCCGGACGGCGCGTACCGGCCCGCGCCGAAGGTGCTCACGCTCGGCTTCTCCGCGCTGCGAAGCCTCGACCTCGTGCAGCTCGCCGAGGGGCCGCTGCGCCGGCTCGCCGGGGCGACGGGGCAGACGACGAATCTCGGCGTGCTGTCCGGCGACCACGTGCTGTACCTGGTCAGGCTGCACAACAACGACCTGGTGACGGCGAACATCCAGGTGGGGTCGCGGCTCCCGGCCGTCCGCACGTCCATGGGGAAGCTGCTGCTCGCGTTCCTGGACGACGCGCCGGAGCGCGTGCTGACCGGCGAGTCGTTCGCCGGGACGGGGGGCCCGAACGCCCTGGCCTCCCCGGCCGAGCTGCGTCCCGCGCTGGCCGAGATCCGCGAGCGCGGCTGGGCCCTGCAGGACGAGGAGCTAGCCTACGGGCTGCGGTCGGTGGCGGGGCCCGTCCGGGACGCGTCCGGCGTGGTGGTCGCCGCGGTGAACGTCGCGGTGCCCGCCACCGAGTTCTCGACGGCGCGGCTGCTGGAGGAGATCTGGCCGCTGGTCGAGCGGACCTGCGCCGAGATCACGATGCTCCTCGGCGGCCGCTGA
- a CDS encoding NucA/NucB deoxyribonuclease domain-containing protein, which yields MRDVPTWRAGVIVLGLCLTLIPVLPADAAQHPAHQPSPGRPSAGPTAGPSAELAGPPGSGHHAASPALGTAGRIAPPHRRARELRRGLASGPTGARLHRLAHDGRYRAVTTIPRTGRRLRGPADDPVTFDECANHGGNDHYWFKSRFSMCYREQRPIVYLARNPQGVVYEQGRSLVAIEFIGIAQPRQTQINFGVRLRHLADHNLTRKTDRLRINLVCANHDTTRHSVCDRDPQEPAGGTELTIQQWQDRGGAPLWSHRTGTTSRVPDDGYEDEKRGYFTFTVELTLTGPLGGTSDHFTPEYFRCDVADYVATTPRCVFHHVSSEIRMRATDTRFAESAQFIRDAQTDITLTKPGIPGKKVPGKVGEKPLTRLIARYDKGRTKDASRRKIRRVCQHNWGLNYTKSPNGQKRQCDEYPLASTYENAARVDNNTVWDYAVRALNAEHNRAAGEFIEQFRNNDHVLDGDPFYIIITP from the coding sequence ATGCGCGATGTCCCCACCTGGCGCGCCGGTGTGATCGTGCTGGGACTGTGCCTGACACTGATCCCCGTCCTCCCAGCGGACGCGGCGCAGCACCCGGCCCACCAGCCCTCCCCCGGACGGCCCTCCGCCGGCCCCACTGCCGGGCCTTCCGCGGAACTCGCCGGGCCGCCAGGGTCCGGCCACCACGCGGCCAGCCCTGCGCTGGGCACCGCCGGCCGCATCGCGCCGCCGCACCGCCGCGCGCGGGAGTTGCGGCGCGGCCTGGCGTCCGGGCCCACCGGGGCGCGGCTGCACCGGCTGGCCCACGACGGCCGATACCGTGCCGTCACCACCATCCCCCGCACCGGCCGCCGCCTGCGCGGCCCCGCCGACGATCCGGTCACCTTCGACGAGTGCGCCAACCACGGCGGCAACGACCACTACTGGTTCAAAAGCCGGTTCAGCATGTGCTACCGGGAACAACGCCCCATCGTCTACCTGGCCCGCAACCCGCAAGGCGTCGTCTACGAGCAGGGACGCTCACTGGTGGCGATCGAGTTCATCGGCATCGCCCAGCCCCGCCAGACTCAGATCAACTTCGGTGTCCGGCTACGCCACCTCGCCGACCACAACCTGACCCGCAAGACCGACCGGCTCCGGATCAACCTGGTCTGCGCCAACCACGACACAACCCGCCACAGCGTCTGCGACCGCGACCCCCAGGAACCCGCCGGCGGCACCGAACTGACCATCCAGCAATGGCAGGACCGCGGCGGTGCCCCGCTGTGGTCGCACCGCACCGGTACCACCTCTCGTGTGCCCGACGACGGGTACGAAGACGAGAAGCGCGGCTACTTCACCTTCACCGTCGAACTCACCCTCACCGGACCCCTCGGCGGCACTTCCGACCACTTCACGCCCGAGTACTTCCGCTGCGACGTCGCCGACTATGTCGCCACCACACCGCGCTGCGTGTTCCACCACGTCTCCTCCGAGATCCGCATGCGCGCCACCGACACGCGCTTCGCCGAGTCCGCCCAGTTCATCCGCGACGCCCAAACCGACATCACCCTCACCAAGCCCGGCATCCCCGGTAAGAAGGTCCCCGGCAAGGTCGGAGAGAAGCCGCTCACCCGCCTCATCGCCCGCTACGACAAGGGCCGCACCAAGGACGCCTCCCGCCGCAAGATCCGGCGGGTCTGCCAGCACAACTGGGGACTCAACTACACCAAAAGCCCCAACGGCCAAAAACGCCAATGCGACGAATACCCCCTTGCCAGCACCTACGAGAACGCCGCCCGAGTCGACAACAACACCGTCTGGGACTACGCCGTCCGCGCCCTGAACGCCGAACACAACCGCGCCGCCGGAGAATTCATCGAACAGTTCAGAAACAACGACCACGTCCTGGACGGCGACCCCTTCTACATCATCATCACCCCCTAA
- a CDS encoding MerR family transcriptional regulator: MDGRHMQIGEVADRTGLSLRTIRHYEEVGLALPTARSQGGFRLYTDDDVARLLVIKRMKPLDFTLEEMRDLLTILDQLQSAGTDEATRTDLTKRLTVYRSLVEERCRKIRARLSDAEQFSAELATELRKHRH, encoded by the coding sequence ATGGATGGCAGGCACATGCAGATCGGCGAGGTCGCGGACCGGACCGGACTCAGCCTGCGCACCATCCGCCACTACGAGGAGGTCGGCCTCGCCCTCCCGACGGCGCGGTCCCAGGGCGGGTTCCGTCTCTACACCGACGACGACGTCGCGCGCCTGCTGGTCATCAAGCGGATGAAGCCGCTCGACTTCACCCTCGAAGAAATGCGCGACCTGCTGACCATACTGGACCAGCTCCAATCCGCCGGCACAGACGAGGCCACGCGCACCGACCTCACCAAACGCCTGACGGTTTACCGCTCGCTGGTAGAGGAACGTTGCCGGAAGATCCGCGCCCGGCTCTCAGACGCCGAGCAGTTCTCCGCAGAACTGGCGACCGAACTGCGCAAGCACCGTCACTAG
- a CDS encoding HD-GYP domain-containing protein translates to MFGLPRLAGLYLCAVVTSAGFSVASASLGGSFAVVDRRTMVALVVLFLVCDSVTARLNIQGARVSLGFAVSLASVVLLGPAGAALVGASAVATGQRRVSPVKRLFNGAQFALSGVAAGIVFRLVGGDGFEPGRPGWVGHVIAPFTAALATFVAANLALTAGILLLSERAAARELIHVSGPVAGGCLGYGMFGLLIAGLWGRLGPLVGVLVLLPLLVARWALEQAFAQQRAQSATLAALCQAVETKDPFTRGHCGRVSRAAVMIARQLGMRPARVEALRSTGMLHDVGKIGVPTRILTKDGPLTDEEYAAVQLHPMRGLEIVREIGFLDEALAGIMHHHERMDGGGYPLGLAGDEIPEFARVIGVADAFDVMTSTRPYRKARPIEAAVRELRRCSGSQFDPVMVEAFLRALESDGWGPGTERRAGAGSAESAAT, encoded by the coding sequence ATGTTCGGGCTTCCTCGTTTAGCCGGGCTCTATCTCTGCGCCGTCGTGACCTCCGCCGGATTCTCGGTGGCGTCCGCGTCCCTCGGCGGTTCCTTCGCCGTTGTGGATCGGCGGACGATGGTCGCGCTGGTGGTGCTGTTCCTGGTCTGCGACTCCGTGACGGCGCGGCTGAACATCCAGGGGGCGCGGGTTTCGCTGGGGTTCGCGGTGAGCCTGGCGTCGGTGGTGCTGCTCGGGCCTGCCGGGGCGGCGCTGGTCGGGGCGAGTGCCGTGGCCACCGGGCAGCGGCGGGTCTCGCCGGTCAAACGGCTGTTCAACGGAGCCCAGTTCGCGCTGAGCGGGGTCGCGGCCGGAATCGTGTTCCGGCTGGTCGGGGGCGACGGGTTCGAGCCGGGCCGGCCCGGCTGGGTCGGGCATGTCATCGCCCCGTTCACAGCCGCGCTCGCCACCTTCGTGGCCGCCAACCTCGCGCTGACGGCGGGGATCTTGCTGCTGAGCGAACGAGCGGCTGCGCGCGAGCTGATCCACGTGAGCGGCCCTGTCGCCGGCGGGTGTCTCGGGTACGGGATGTTCGGGCTCCTGATCGCCGGGTTGTGGGGCCGCCTTGGGCCGCTGGTGGGGGTGCTGGTGCTGTTGCCGCTGCTGGTGGCGCGGTGGGCGCTGGAGCAGGCGTTCGCACAGCAGCGGGCCCAAAGCGCGACGCTGGCGGCGCTGTGCCAGGCGGTGGAGACCAAAGATCCGTTTACGCGCGGGCACTGCGGGCGAGTGTCACGCGCGGCGGTGATGATCGCCCGGCAGCTCGGGATGCGGCCCGCGCGGGTGGAGGCCCTGCGGTCCACAGGGATGCTGCACGATGTAGGCAAGATCGGCGTGCCGACCCGAATCCTCACCAAGGACGGCCCGCTCACAGACGAGGAGTACGCGGCCGTCCAACTGCATCCGATGCGGGGCCTGGAGATCGTCCGAGAGATCGGTTTCCTGGACGAGGCGCTCGCCGGGATCATGCATCATCACGAGCGGATGGACGGCGGCGGCTACCCGCTGGGCCTGGCCGGGGACGAGATCCCGGAGTTCGCGCGGGTGATAGGGGTGGCGGACGCCTTCGACGTGATGACCTCCACGCGCCCCTACCGCAAGGCCCGGCCGATCGAGGCGGCCGTGCGGGAGCTGCGGCGCTGTTCGGGCAGCCAATTCGATCCTGTCATGGTCGAGGCGTTCCTGCGGGCGCTGGAGTCGGACGGCTGGGGGCCGGGGACAGAGCGGCGGGCAGGGGCTGGGAGCGCAGAAAGTGCAGCAACGTGA
- a CDS encoding DUF1622 domain-containing protein translates to MDFDEIVDDVGRAVDLAGVAIIVCGAVAATAVFVSRLLGRRQALPDLYRLYRQNLGRTILLGLEVLVAGDIIRTVAASPTLGSVAVLAAIVGVRTFLSLSLEIELEGRWPWRKAAAGVDRDRV, encoded by the coding sequence GTGGACTTCGACGAGATCGTTGACGATGTCGGCCGGGCGGTGGATCTGGCCGGTGTCGCGATCATCGTCTGTGGTGCAGTGGCCGCCACCGCCGTCTTCGTGTCACGGCTCCTTGGGCGCCGGCAGGCACTCCCGGACCTCTACCGGCTCTACCGGCAGAACCTCGGTCGGACGATCCTGCTTGGCTTGGAGGTGCTGGTCGCCGGCGACATCATCCGCACCGTCGCGGCCTCGCCGACGCTCGGCAGCGTCGCCGTCCTCGCCGCGATCGTCGGTGTCCGGACGTTCCTGAGCCTCTCGCTGGAGATCGAACTGGAGGGCCGCTGGCCGTGGCGGAAGGCCGCGGCCGGCGTGGACCGCGATCGCGTGTAG
- a CDS encoding TetR/AcrR family transcriptional regulator, with protein sequence MRQRTRGVGARHEERRREIADAVLAVVAERGLPAVSLTEVAAQAGVSAGRVQHYFPTKQKLIEAAFDRGNELSSARIRSLVGQDLDCAEPRAVLTAALTELIAHDAETRAHLRVRQSFTALALTDEVIARRMRADYTRFHRQIADLVAKDQDAGLIGTGTDPGRAALDLVAHAEGLAYYVLIGLTGSETARDRIITKIAELYL encoded by the coding sequence ATGCGGCAGCGCACTCGCGGGGTGGGAGCCCGGCATGAGGAGCGGCGGCGGGAGATCGCCGACGCTGTGCTCGCGGTCGTCGCCGAGCGCGGGCTCCCGGCCGTGTCGCTGACCGAGGTCGCGGCGCAGGCGGGAGTGTCGGCGGGACGCGTCCAGCACTACTTCCCCACCAAGCAGAAGCTCATCGAGGCCGCCTTCGACCGCGGTAACGAGCTGAGCAGCGCCCGCATCAGGTCCCTGGTGGGCCAGGACCTCGACTGCGCCGAGCCGCGCGCGGTGCTCACCGCCGCGCTGACCGAGCTCATCGCCCACGACGCCGAGACCAGGGCGCACCTGCGCGTCCGCCAGTCCTTCACCGCCCTGGCCCTCACCGACGAGGTCATCGCGCGGCGGATGCGGGCGGACTACACCCGCTTTCACCGGCAGATCGCCGACCTTGTGGCCAAGGACCAGGACGCAGGCCTGATCGGCACCGGCACCGATCCCGGGCGCGCCGCCCTCGACTTGGTCGCGCACGCTGAGGGCCTGGCCTACTACGTCCTGATCGGGCTCACCGGATCCGAGACGGCACGCGACCGCATCATCACGAAGATCGCGGAACTCTACCTCTGA
- a CDS encoding TetR/AcrR family transcriptional regulator, whose product MTERADAARNRAAVLAAAEALFEREDLDHVSLARIAQAAGVGKATVMRRFGDLLGLVDALIAPRVTALQERVRSGAPPLGPGGDAVARLHAYLDALLDFVFENRMLIRALEHYGPYAYYANPASQFWIDELAARIHAARPSADAEYLAYAVFTALRADVIDYLREHRHMETERIRAGVHALADPPDTGPDRGR is encoded by the coding sequence GTGACCGAACGCGCCGATGCCGCCCGCAACCGCGCCGCCGTGCTGGCCGCCGCGGAGGCGCTGTTCGAGCGCGAAGACCTCGACCATGTCAGCCTGGCCCGCATCGCCCAGGCCGCAGGTGTCGGCAAGGCCACGGTCATGCGCCGCTTCGGCGACCTGCTGGGCCTGGTCGACGCGCTCATCGCGCCGCGCGTCACCGCCCTGCAGGAACGCGTGCGATCAGGAGCGCCCCCGCTCGGACCCGGAGGCGACGCCGTCGCGCGCCTGCACGCCTATCTCGATGCGCTGCTGGACTTCGTCTTCGAGAACCGCATGCTCATCCGCGCACTGGAGCACTACGGGCCGTACGCCTATTACGCCAACCCCGCCAGCCAGTTCTGGATCGACGAGCTCGCCGCCCGGATCCATGCCGCACGCCCCAGCGCCGACGCCGAATATCTCGCCTACGCCGTCTTCACAGCCCTGCGCGCCGACGTCATCGATTACCTGCGCGAGCATCGACACATGGAGACCGAACGCATTCGCGCAGGTGTGCACGCCCTTGCCGACCCACCAGACACCGGGCCCGACCGAGGCCGCTGA